One region of Rattus norvegicus strain BN/NHsdMcwi chromosome 13, GRCr8, whole genome shotgun sequence genomic DNA includes:
- the Or10j5 gene encoding olfactory receptor Olr1576, giving the protein MQRMNFTEVTEFIFLGFSSFGKHQITLFVVFLTIYILTLAGNFIIVTITYMDRHLHTPMYFFLSMLASSETVYTLVIVPRMLSSLIFYDLPISLAGCATQMFFFVTLATNNCFLLTAMGYDRYVAICEPLRYTVIMSKGLCAWLVCGSLGTGLVMAVLHVPAMFHLPFCGTVVEHFFCDIYPVMKLSCVDTTVNEIINYGVSSFVILVPIGLIFISYVLIVSSILKIVSTEGQKKAFATCASHLTVVIVHYGCASIAYLKPKSESSVEKDLLLSVTYIIITPLLNPVVYSLRNKEVKDALCRAVGRNIS; this is encoded by the coding sequence ATGCAGAGAATGAACTTCACTGAAGTGACAGAGTTCATCTTCCTGGGATTCTCTAGCTTTGGAAAGCATCAAATAACCCTCTTTGTAGTTTTCCTAACCATCTACATTTTAACTCTGGCGGGAAACTTCATTATAGTGACAATCACATATATGGACCGTCACCTTCAcactcccatgtacttctttctgagCATGTTGGCAAGTTCAGAGACTGTATACACACTGGTCATTGTCCCAAGAATGCTTTCCAGCCTGATTTTTTATGACCTTCCCATATCCTTGGCAGGTTGTGCAACCCAAATGTTCTTTTTTGTCACCTTGGCCACCAACAACTGCTTTCTGCTCACAGCAATGGGTtatgatcgctatgtggccatTTGTGAGCCTTTGAGATATACGGTCATCATGAGCAAAGGGTTGTGTGCCTGGTTGGTTTGTGGGTCTTTAGGCACTGGTCTAGTAATGGCAGTTCTCCATGTGCCAGCCATGTTCCATTTGCCCTTCTGTGGCACAGTGGTGGAGCACTTTTTCTGTGACATATACCCAGTAATGAAGCTTTCTTGTGTTGATACCACTGTCAATGAGATAATCAATTATGGTGTAAGTTCATTTGTGATTCTTGTGCCCATAGGGCTGATATTTATCTCCTATGTCCTCATTGTTTCTTCCATCCTTAAAATTGTGTCcactgaaggccagaagaaagccTTTGCCACCTGTGCCTCTCATCTCACTGTGGTCATTGTTCACTACGGCTGTGCGTCCATTGCCTACCTCAAACCCAAGTCAGAAAGTTCAGTAGAAAAAGACCTTCTCCTCTCAGTGACCTATATCATCATCACTCCCTTGCTGAACCCTGTTGTCTACAGTCTTAGGAACAAAGAGGTCAAAGATGCTTTATGCAGAGCTGTGGGCAGAAACATTTCTTAA